CCACGGGTCGGACGCGCATGCCGGTGGCGGCCCGCACGTCGTCGAGGGCGAGGACGTCACCGGGGTCGGCGACCGCGAGCACCAACTCGTCGTCCTCGACGGCGATCGCGAGCACGTGGTGGCGGCGCGAGAGCGCGAGCGGTATCCGACCGACGGCGGCGGGGTCGATCTGGAAGCCGGCGAGGTCGACGCTGGCGATGCCGTAGGCGTCGGCCATGACGTCGGCGAGCTCGGTCTCGGTGACGGTCCCCTGGTCGACGAGGACGTCGCGCAGCGGCCGGCCGGTCTCGTCCGCGCTGTCCATCGCGTCGACGATCGAGGTCAGGTCGAACCCGCGCAGCCGTAGCGCGTCGAGCACGGGTCCGTGTGTCTCGTACATCGCCGTCCGTCGTGGTCTGCGGCGCCGCGACGGGTGCGGCGGCGCAAGGGAGCCTTGTCCCCCTTTCCATCGGCCGATCTTCGGTCAACGTGAGTGGGCCGCCGCGGCGCAGCGGCGCGTCAGGAGATGCGGGGCAGCGAGTCCGAGACGGTGACCATCCGCAGGGGGGCGGGCAGCTCGGGCACAGCGGCTGGCCGCGGGTAGCGGCCGTGCTCCAGCGCGGCCACCCGTTGCGCCCGGGCCCACCCGACCACCGCGTTCCCGGGCATCGGTCGGGCGATCTGCCAGCCCTGCACGGCATCGCAGCGCAGGCCCTCCAGCAGGGTGTGCTGGCTCTCGGTCTCGACGCCCTCGGCGATGGCGGGGACGCCGAGGGCGTGGGCCAGGCCGATCAGCGTGCGCAGGATGCCGACCGCGCGGGGATCCTTCTCGAGTCGCGCGACGAAGGCGCGGTCGATCTTGATCTCGTCGACGGGCAGGTCGCTGAGGCGCATCAGCGACGAGTACCCCGTGCCGAAGTCGTCGAGGCTGATGCCGATGCCCATCGCCCGGAGTCGGTCGAGCGTCTGCCGGGACTCCTCGAGCTGATCGGTCAGCACCCGCTCGGTGATCTCGAGGTAGACGCTGGTCGGCGCGACCGAGCACTCGATCAGCTGCTCGGTGACGACCTCGACCAGGTGCGTGCCGACGAGGTCGGTCGGCGAGATGTTGATGGCCACCGGGGTCTCGAGCCCCGCGGCGCGCCACCGCGCCATCTGGCGCAGCGCAAGTCGGACGACGTGCTGGGTGAGCAGCGGCATCACGCCCGAACGCTCGGCCAGCGGGATGAACTCGTCCGGCGACACCCAGCCACGGATCGGGTGGTGCCACCTGATGAGGGCCTCGACGCCGACGAGCTCGCGGTGCAGCCCCACCTTGGGCTGGTAGTGCAGCTCCAGCTCGCCGGCCTCGATCGCCTGCCGCAGCTCGCCGGTGATGCCGAGGCGGGTGGCCGCGTTCGCGTCCTGGTCCGCCGAGTACAGCTCTACGCCGGAGCGGGTCTGCTTGGCCCGGTACATCGCGATGTCGGCGTGGCGCAGCAGCGTGGTCGGGTCGGCCCCGTGCCCCGGGCACGTCGCGATGCCCGCCGAGAACCGGACGTCGACCGAGACGCCCTCCAGCACGATCGCGTCGGCGACCACCGCGTCGCGCATGCGTTGCGCGGCGAGGCAGGCCTCGTAGGTGTCGACGTCGGAGAGCACCACCGCGAACTCGTCCCCGCCGAGCCGCGCGACGACGTCGGAGGGGCGCAGGCCCTTCCGCATCCGGGCGGCGAACTCGATGAGCAGCTCGTCACCGGCCTGGTGGCCGAGCGCGTCGTTCACGGCCTTGAAGTCGTCGAGGTCGATGAGCATGAGCGCGAACGGCGGCCCGCCGCGCCGTAGCGATGCGAGCGCCTGGTCCAGGTCGTAGGTGAGCGTCGCGCGGTTGGGCAGGCCGGTCAGCGCGTCGTGGCCGGCCTGGTGCTCGCGGTCGAGGGCGATCTGGGCGGTGAAGTAGATCATCAGCAGCGGCACGGCGAGGACCGGGATCAGCGGCCACGGCCCCTGCGCGAGGATGACGATGAGCGGCGAGAGCGCGAGCACCGAGAAGGTCATCATGGCCTCGTGGCGGAAGTCGCCGAAGGCGACCGTCCGGAACGGGGTGTCGTAGGTGAGGACGGCGGACACCAACGCCAGGTTGACCGCGAAGTAGACGACCCACGCGCCCGCCATCCACGCCAGGTCGCCGGGGTGGAAGGTGTGCAGCGGCGCGGCCAGCGTGGGGTGCTCGCGGGCCGCGACGACGACGAGGTACGCGGCCGCGAACGACAGCGCGTACTGCGCCGGGTTGAAGATCGTCTTCCACCACACCTTGCCGGCGCGCAGGTCGGCGAGCACGGCGCCCGTGGCGATGAGCAGCACGGTGGGCCAGAGACCCCAGATGAACAGCATCGCGAAGGTGAAGGACGTCGACATCACCACGCCCTGCGGGTCGTGGCCCCGGCCCTGCACCAGCGGCAGCAGCTCGAGTCCGGCGATGAGCGCGGCGACCATCAGGAAGCTCGGGACGAGCTCGAGCCCGGCCGAGGAGCAGACGTGCCACGCGGAGTAGGCGATGAGTGGCCAGCCCAGTGCGACGGCGGCGTACCAGGCGACGCTTGCGAGGCTGACGCCGCGGAGGCGGAGATCGGTGGTCATGGGTGTGCCGGTGACGTGGAGGTTCAGCGGGAGGCGTCGTACGGTGCCGGGCCGCGGGTGCAGGCGGAAAGGGGCATGGCACGTCTCCTGGATCGTGTGGCGTTCCCCCGCCGAGTTGCTCGCGCGAACTCGCCCGAATTCTTACAGAGAGCTAACGCAAGCGCAACCGCGGCTGCGCAGTCGGTCCCGGTCGTCCCGATATGACCCGGGGGCGCCGGTCAACTGGAGATGTAGTGCTCCAGCTGCTCGCGATCCTGCTCGAGCTGCGCCATGCGGGCGGCCACGACGTCACCGATCGAGACGATGCCGGTGAGCCTGCCGTCGTCGACGACCGGCATGTGCCGGATGCGGCGCCGGGTCATGGTCTCGGCGACCGAGTGGACGTCGTCGTGGCCGGTGCAGCTCACCACGGTGGTTGTCATGATGTCGCCGACGGCGGTGTCGAGGACCTCGGCGCCGCGTTCGGCGACGCGGCGGACGACGTCGCGCTCGGAGACGATGCCGGCGATGTCCGCGCCGCCGGCGTCGTCGGTCACGAGCAGGGCGCCGACGTTGTGCTCGGCGAGGGCGCGCAGCAGCGCCGTCACGGTGTCGGTCGGGGCGATGGTGACGACGGCGGGACGCTGCCCCTGGTCGCCGGACTGCTTGTGCTGCAGCAAATCGGAGATGTTCACGGGTGTTCACCTCGCGGATCGCGTTCGATGCCCAGGTTGGCGCGTCCAACCCTGCCGCAGGAGCGGGGGGCGCGCCAGTCCGCCCGGTCGTCAGGCCACCGGGTAGAACGCCTCGGCGATCTCGTCGGCGACCCGCCGCGGCTCGTCCAGTGCCAGGAACGTGCGGCCGGTCTCGATCTCGACGAGGGTGGCGCCGGGGATCGTGTCGCGCAGTCGCCGGCCGAAGGCGGGCTTGAAGAACGGGTCGGCGTCGCCCCACAGCACCAGCGTGGGTTTGCCGAACCGGTCGAGCCGCGAGGACACGGCGAGCAGGTCGGCCGGCCGGACCTCACGCAGGAACTTGCGCGCATCGCGGCGGATGGCCGGGTTCTCGAGCGCGGGCGTGATCCAGCGCCGGCTCAGCGCGGGGTCGAGCGGATCGCGCACCAGGCCGCCGAAGGCCAGCACCGAGTGCCGCAGGAAGCGGGGACGCACCGACTCGGCGATCAGCCGCAGCCCGCCGCGGCGCTTGCCCACCGTCACGAGCATCCCGAAGGGGGCGGGCGGGAACTCGTCGAAGGCGTCGCAGTTGGTGAGGACGAGTCGGCCGACGCGGCTGTGGTCGGCGTCGACGAGGAACTGGCACAGGGCGCCGCCGGTGTCGTTGCCGACCAGGGTGACGTCGGTCAGCTCGAGCGCGGCGAGGAAGTCGCGCAGCAGCGCAGCGATGCCGGCCGGCCCGAGGTCGGCGTCGGGCTGCAGGGGTACCCGGTGTGCGCCCAGCGGCAGCGTGGGGGCGTACGAGCGGATGCCGCGTTCGGCGAGGCGATCGGCCACCGCCGTCCACAGCTCCCCGTCGACCAGCAGGCCGTGGACGAACACCACGGCCGGCAGTGGGCTGTCGGCGGGGCCAGCGGCGCGGTACTCGACGGTGCCCTGCGGAAGTGTCACGCGGTCCATCCGCAGAACATACATACTGCTTGTATGAAAGTGAAGGGCGTCGCCGCACTACGTTGACGGACGTGACGGCGGCGCGGCGCAGGCAGGGTGAGCGCTCGGCGGCGACCCGGCGGGCCCTGCTGGACGCGTCGCGCCCGCTCTTCGCCGCCCACGGCTTCGCCGGCGTGAGCGCCGAGGCGATCGTGCGCGCGGCCGGCGTCACCCGCGGCGCCATGTACCACCACTTCGCCGACAAGACCGAGCTGTTCGCGGCGGTCTTCGAGGCGGTGGAACGCGAGGCGACCGAGCGGATCGACCGGGCCGTGGCCGAGGCGGACGAGCAGGACCCGATCCGGCTGATGAAGTTCGGCGCGTCGGTGTGGCTCGACGTGTCGGCCGAACCGGCGGTGCAGCGCATCGCGATCGTGGACGCGCCGTCGGTGCTCGGCCACGCCCGGTGGCGCGAGATCGGCCTCGGCTATGCGATGGGTCTCGTGCTGTCGCTGATCGAGTGGGCGATCTCGGCCGGTCGGCTGCCCCCGCAGCCGCCGCAGCCGCTCGCGCACGTCATGCTCGGTGCCCTGGACGAGGCGGTGCTGTTCATCGCCCAGGCCGAGGACCGGGTGCAGGCGCGCCACGACGTCGGCGTGGTGATCGACCGGCTCATCGACGCCCAGGCAGCCGACCTGGGCGGGCCCGACCGCTGAGCCCGGCCCGCGCATAGAGCTGCTCGCCGTAGTGCGCCGGGGCGTACGCGCGCCCGTCGTAGCGGCGCAGGTAGGAGTCGTACTGGTCGGGGAACGCGCCGCGCAGCCAGTCCAGGAAATGCTCTCGGACACCGGGACGCAGGTAGAGCGCACCGATGCCCAGCAGCCGGCCGCCGGCGTCGTCGATCGCGGTGACGACCTCGCGCAGCTGCCGGGGATCGTCGCTCAGGCCGGGCAGGACCGGGGCGACGAGCGCGCCGGTCCGGATGCCCGCGGCGGTGAGGGCGGCCATCGCCGCCACCCGTCGGCGTGGGTTGGGGCTGCCGGGCTCGCTCGCCCGCCAGACGCGCTGGTCGAGGGTGCCGATCGAGAAGCCGACCGACACGTCGGTGCACTCGTTCGCCGTCCGGAGCACGTCGAGATCGCGGGTGACCAGCGGTGACTTGGTGAGGATCGAGAAGGGCGTGGCGTGCTCGGTCAACGCCTCGAGCACGCCGCGGGTGAGACGGTATTTCGCCTCCGCCCGCTGGTAGGGGTCGGTGTTGGTGCCCATCGCGACCGGGTCGCGCCGCCAGGCCGGGTCGGCCAGCTCGGCCCGCAACCTCTCGACGGCGTTGATCTTGACGACGATGCGGCGGTCGAAGTCGTCCCCGAGGTTGAGTCCGAGGTATTCGTGCGTGGGGCGGGCGAAGCAGTACGAGCACGCATGAGAACAGCCGCGGTAGACGTTGATCGTCCAGTTCGTCGGGGCGCGGGAGCCGTCGGGGACGTGGTTGAGGATGCGCTTGGCGGTGACGTGCAGGAACTCCAGCCCGGACATGCGGCCGGTGCCCGCGACCGGGGTGACGAGGTCCTCGACCGCGAACAGACCCGGGGCCGCGTCGCCGGTGGTCGCCCATCTCATCGCGCACCACCGTCGGGTCTCGACTGGCGACTTCGGCGGCCGACTGGCGACCTTCGCGCCGACTGGCGACCTGTAGGTCGCCAGTCGGCTGACGGGTCGCCAGTCGACGCTCGAAGTCGCCAGTCAACGTGGTGGGGGGCGTTGCTCACCGGAAGTCCCGTGAGGTGTTGCGCAGGCCGAGGTGCAGGCGTTCCAACCGCTCGGCGAGGACGTTGATCACGCCGTCCTTCGTGTTCTCCAGCATGCCGCGGATCACCAGACCGCCGGACTCGCGGGCGACGCGGCGGTAGCGCTGCCACACGACCTCGTCGACGATGACGTTGACCATGCCCGTCTCGTCCTCGAGGTTGAGGAAGGTGACGCCGCGGGCCGTGGCCGGCCGTTGCCGATGGGTGACGACGCCGCCGATGCGCACCCGGGTGCGGTTCGGGATCGCCCGCAACCCCGCGGCGGGGACGATCCCGAGCGCGTCGAGGCGCGGCCGGATCAGCGCGGTCGGGTAGACCTCGGGCGTGACGCCGGTGGCCCACATGTCGGCGATGAGCTGTTCCGGGCCGGTCATCGCCGGCAGCTGGGCGGGGGCGGTCTCGTCGAAGGTGACGAGGTCGAGCTGGCCGGGTCGGGCGGTGGCCGCCGCGCCCGCGCCCCACAGCGCGTCGCGCCGGCCGGGGCCGAAGCAGTCGAAGGCGCCGGCGGTGGCGAGCGCCTCGACCTGGTCGGCGGTCAGGCCGACCCGCCGCGAGAGATCGGCCATCGAGGCGAACGGGCCGCGGCCGCGCTCGTCGACGATCGCCTGCGCCAGCTCGTCGCCGATCGTCCGGACCGACCCCAGGCCCAGCCGGACCGCGGGCTGCGGCGCGTCGAGGCAGGCGCACTGCGACGGCCCGTCGGCGGCTTCGAGCGACGCCGCGGCCAGCGAGTCGGCCAGCGACGGCCCGCGTACCTCGATGCCGTGGCGTTTCGCGTCGTGCACCAGTGACTGCGACGAGTAGAAGCCCATTGGCTGTGCATTGAGCAGTGCTGCGCAAAAGGCGGCGGGGTAGTGGAGTTTCAGCCAGGACGACGCGTAGACCAGCAGGGCGAACGAGATCGAGTGCGACTCGGCGAAGCCGAACGACGCGAAGGCGCTGATGCGCTCGAAGATGCGGTTGGCGACCTCGCCCCGGATGCCGTTGCGCTCCATGCCCTCGTACAGGCGCCGGCGCATCGCCTCGATCTTGTCCTTGCCGCGCTTGGACCCCATGGCGCGGCGCAGGGTGTCGGCCTCGGCGGGGGAGAAGTCGGCGACGCCCACCGCGATCTGCATCAGCTGTTCCTGGAACAGCGGGATGCCCCGGGTGCGTTCGAGGGCGGGCTTCAGCTTCGGGTGCGGGTAGGTGACCTCCTCGTCGCCGTTCTTGCGGCGGATG
The nucleotide sequence above comes from Jatrophihabitans endophyticus. Encoded proteins:
- a CDS encoding putative bifunctional diguanylate cyclase/phosphodiesterase, which produces MTTDLRLRGVSLASVAWYAAVALGWPLIAYSAWHVCSSAGLELVPSFLMVAALIAGLELLPLVQGRGHDPQGVVMSTSFTFAMLFIWGLWPTVLLIATGAVLADLRAGKVWWKTIFNPAQYALSFAAAYLVVVAAREHPTLAAPLHTFHPGDLAWMAGAWVVYFAVNLALVSAVLTYDTPFRTVAFGDFRHEAMMTFSVLALSPLIVILAQGPWPLIPVLAVPLLMIYFTAQIALDREHQAGHDALTGLPNRATLTYDLDQALASLRRGGPPFALMLIDLDDFKAVNDALGHQAGDELLIEFAARMRKGLRPSDVVARLGGDEFAVVLSDVDTYEACLAAQRMRDAVVADAIVLEGVSVDVRFSAGIATCPGHGADPTTLLRHADIAMYRAKQTRSGVELYSADQDANAATRLGITGELRQAIEAGELELHYQPKVGLHRELVGVEALIRWHHPIRGWVSPDEFIPLAERSGVMPLLTQHVVRLALRQMARWRAAGLETPVAINISPTDLVGTHLVEVVTEQLIECSVAPTSVYLEITERVLTDQLEESRQTLDRLRAMGIGISLDDFGTGYSSLMRLSDLPVDEIKIDRAFVARLEKDPRAVGILRTLIGLAHALGVPAIAEGVETESQHTLLEGLRCDAVQGWQIARPMPGNAVVGWARAQRVAALEHGRYPRPAAVPELPAPLRMVTVSDSLPRIS
- a CDS encoding TetR/AcrR family transcriptional regulator, producing the protein MTAARRRQGERSAATRRALLDASRPLFAAHGFAGVSAEAIVRAAGVTRGAMYHHFADKTELFAAVFEAVEREATERIDRAVAEADEQDPIRLMKFGASVWLDVSAEPAVQRIAIVDAPSVLGHARWREIGLGYAMGLVLSLIEWAISAGRLPPQPPQPLAHVMLGALDEAVLFIAQAEDRVQARHDVGVVIDRLIDAQAADLGGPDR
- a CDS encoding CBS domain-containing protein, producing MNISDLLQHKQSGDQGQRPAVVTIAPTDTVTALLRALAEHNVGALLVTDDAGGADIAGIVSERDVVRRVAERGAEVLDTAVGDIMTTTVVSCTGHDDVHSVAETMTRRRIRHMPVVDDGRLTGIVSIGDVVAARMAQLEQDREQLEHYISS
- a CDS encoding alpha/beta fold hydrolase, producing the protein MDRVTLPQGTVEYRAAGPADSPLPAVVFVHGLLVDGELWTAVADRLAERGIRSYAPTLPLGAHRVPLQPDADLGPAGIAALLRDFLAALELTDVTLVGNDTGGALCQFLVDADHSRVGRLVLTNCDAFDEFPPAPFGMLVTVGKRRGGLRLIAESVRPRFLRHSVLAFGGLVRDPLDPALSRRWITPALENPAIRRDARKFLREVRPADLLAVSSRLDRFGKPTLVLWGDADPFFKPAFGRRLRDTIPGATLVEIETGRTFLALDEPRRVADEIAEAFYPVA
- a CDS encoding radical SAM protein; its protein translation is MRWATTGDAAPGLFAVEDLVTPVAGTGRMSGLEFLHVTAKRILNHVPDGSRAPTNWTINVYRGCSHACSYCFARPTHEYLGLNLGDDFDRRIVVKINAVERLRAELADPAWRRDPVAMGTNTDPYQRAEAKYRLTRGVLEALTEHATPFSILTKSPLVTRDLDVLRTANECTDVSVGFSIGTLDQRVWRASEPGSPNPRRRVAAMAALTAAGIRTGALVAPVLPGLSDDPRQLREVVTAIDDAGGRLLGIGALYLRPGVREHFLDWLRGAFPDQYDSYLRRYDGRAYAPAHYGEQLYARAGLSGRARPGRLPGRR